The following coding sequences lie in one Rutidosis leptorrhynchoides isolate AG116_Rl617_1_P2 chromosome 4, CSIRO_AGI_Rlap_v1, whole genome shotgun sequence genomic window:
- the LOC139841630 gene encoding uncharacterized protein translates to MGKPSPSCTEKGGTTVVLNEKNKLVPTRTVTGWRVCIDYRRLNDSTRKDHFPLPFIDQMLERLAGKEFYCFLDGFSEYFQIPINPIDQDKTAFTCPFGTFAYRRMPFGLFNAPGTFQSLPFELMCDASDYALGAVLGQHHDNHFRPIYYVNESDVKDTFPDEFLMWVEKDLEVPWFADFTNYLASSVLRKGFSYHQKKKFLADLKYYFWDHPYLFRVCADQVIKWCVYGKEAQQILEHCHQGPTGGPYGPCHTAKKVFDSGFYWPSIFKDARAFVHTCDACQRTGTITKRDEMPQTGIQVCEVFDVWGINFMGPFPSSHTCKYILVTVDYVSKGVEAKALPTNDAQVVVNFLKKLFSRFGIPKAHISNRGTYFANHLLEKMLKKYGVTNRFSTAYHPQTSGQVENTNRALTYP, encoded by the exons atgggtaagcccagtccaaGTTGTACCGAAAAAGGTGGTACGACCGTTGTGCTTAATGAAAAGAACAAGCTTGTTCCAACGCGTACGGTCACTggatggagagtttgtatagaCTATCGTCGTTTAAACGACTCTACTAGGAAGGATCACTTCCCGCTACCTTTTATCgaccaaatgcttgaacgattagcgggtaAGGAGTTTTACTGCTTCTTAGATGGATTCTCCGAGTATTTCCAAATTCCCATCAACCCCATCGACCAGGACAAGACCGCATTTACTTGTCCTTTTGGTACTTTTGCTTATCGCCGCATGCCTTTCGGGTTATTCAATGCACCAggaacttttcaaag TTTAccttttgagctaatgtgtgacgctagtgattaTGCGTTGGGAGCAGTCTTAGGGCAACACCATGATAATCATTTCCGTCCAATTTACTAT GTCAATGAGTCGGATGTTAAAGACACGTTCCCTGATGAGTTTTTGATGTGGGTCGAAAAGGATCTCGAAGTCCCATGGTTCGCGGACTTCACAAATTACCTAGCCTCGAGTGTTCTTCGAAAGGGTTTTTCTTATCACCAAAAGAAGAAATTCCTTGCGGATttgaaatactatttttgggatcaCCCATATCTTTTTCGAGTTTGTGCGGATCAAGTGATTAAATGGTGTGTGTATGgaaaagaagctcaacaaattcttgagcattgtcatCAAGGTCCCACCGGTGGTCCATATGGACCATGCCATACCGCCAAGAAGGtttttgactcgggcttttattggccctcgATCTTTAAAGACGCTCGTGCATTTGTCCACACTTGTGATGCATGCCAAAGAACGGGCACCATCACCAAAAGGGATGAGATGCCACAAACTGGCATCCAAGTGTGTGAGGTTTTTGATGTGTGGGGGATTAATTTCATGGGTCCATTCCCAAGTTCCCACACCTGCAAATATATCTTAGTAACAGTCGATTATGTATCTAAGGGGGTGGAGGCCAAAGCTCTACCTACTAACGATGCACAGGTCGTGGTGAATTTCTTGAAAAAACTTTTCTCGCGCTTTGGAATTCCAAAGGCGCACATTTCCAACCGTGGCACCTACTTTGCAAACCACCTTCTCGAAAAGATGTTGAAGAAGTATGGTGTTACTAATAGGTtctccaccgcttatcacccacaaacgAGTGGGCAAGTGGAAAATACTAATCGTGCTTTGACGTATCCTTGA